The Spirochaeta lutea genomic interval ATATTTGCCGGTGAAACATAGGAGAGAAGAATCTCCGGGGTATCAGAATCCCCTTCCTGCCCTGCGAAGTAATAGCTGATGGTCACCTTGCCGTTCGAGGCTGGTACGGTGTAGGTGATGCTGGTTCCACTCTCGCCATCACCGTATGCAGCTGCATCAAAGGCGGTATTGTTCACCAGGGAGTGGCTGGCCGCATCGCCGTAGCGGGTGGAGTCATCGTTATTTCCAATAACAAATTCCAGCGTATCCCCGGCTGTTACGTCCATGGTTATTTCCCACTCGTTCTGGGTGACCATGCCCATGTAGTAACTTTCACCGTCATTGGTTCCGCCTACAAAGGAGAGCTTAGGCGAGAAGGGAGCCACCTGGGATTCTTCGTATTCCACTAGCAGCTCGGGTACGCCTTCATCGTTTTCAAACTTGAAGGTCATGGTTATCCGTCCTTCACCTTCCACAGCAAGGCTCATGTTGGGAAGCTCGTCCCCGGTTCTCAGTTCGAAGGCGGTACCAACAGCAATCTCAGTGTCCTCAAGATTGGTGTAGGCATTATCCCAACTCCCAAGCTTTCGTATTTTAAATTCCAGATCGGTTCCATCGGTGAGGAAGGTATAGGTCCACTCGTACTCGCTTACCTTCGTCATAGCACCGTTACCGTCCCAGCCGCCCGGGGTTCCGATTCCGATAACCTCGGGGGTAAAGGGAGCAGTGAAGCTGCCCTTGGGAGTAGCCGTAATAGAAGCCCCCTCGGCGGCCACTACCCCATTCTCAGCCACGGTTTTTACCACGAAAGTATATTCAGTACCTGCGGTCAAGTCCGTTACACTGAGGGCTCCGTCACCCTTGGCAACATCGACAGTAACAGTCTCCACACCCTCTGCGGAGTACTCTACCTTCAGTCCAGAAAAGCTAACCTCG includes:
- a CDS encoding fibronectin type III domain-containing protein — protein: MKKLFVLGISILALLIVSVGCANPLVGSDGGAVVVSDLVAAAGVAKVDLTWTDPEVSFSGLKVEYSAEGVETVTVDVAKGDGALSVTDLTAGTEYTFVVKTVAENGVVAAEGASITATPKGSFTAPFTPEVIGIGTPGGWDGNGAMTKVSEYEWTYTFLTDGTDLEFKIRKLGSWDNAYTNLEDTEIAVGTAFELRTGDELPNMSLAVEGEGRITMTFKFENDEGVPELLVEYEESQVAPFSPKLSFVGGTNDGESYYMGMVTQNEWEITMDVTAGDTLEFVIGNNDDSTRYGDAASHSLVNNTAFDAAAYGDGESGTSITYTVPASNGKVTISYYFAGQEGDSDTPEILLSYVSPANITFQFRNFTGLANGTADLVGDFTVSGWTHGAYTLNFDASGNADVTVSDQEGLNKILFRLVVGGGDWSAPAGVDYSVLEPNAWNNLDDDHSYDSGDSNWGIGNEGEAKPDGGFAFGSDYTVTIDAAGGGRASMAIDGTTVWE